One genomic window of Quercus robur chromosome 6, dhQueRobu3.1, whole genome shotgun sequence includes the following:
- the LOC126732569 gene encoding splicing factor U2af large subunit A-like — translation MIVLCTAADFIADELIDDDDYQDILEDMREECRKLGTLVKIIIPCPQLNDEPSPGVGKLCQALYVNILLCHFCSINKVCLAWLGKEATVHSGTRQHSVYILQFA, via the exons ATGATTGTTTTATGCACAGCAGCAGACTTTATTGCAG ATGAACTcatagatgatgatgattatcAAGACATCTTGGAAGACATGAGAGAGGAATGCAGAAAACTTG GTACTCTGGTAAAAATCATCATCCCATGCCCACAACTTAATGATGAACCATCACCTGGAGTCGGGAAG CTTTGCCAGGCATTGTACGTCAACATCTTGTTATGTCATTTTTGCAGCATTAACAAGGTCTGTTTAGCATGGCTGGGGAAAGAAGCTACTGTTCACTCTGGTACAAGGCAGCACTCTGTTTACATCCTACAATTTGCATAA